The following coding sequences lie in one Pseudomonas sp. B33.4 genomic window:
- the ftsL gene encoding cell division protein FtsL yields MSKLFAKPLPGGSFLMLLLFIGVLVSAIAVSYSAHWNRQLLNTLYNELSVRDKAQAEWGRLILEQSTWTAHSRIEVLATEQLKMHIPGAADVKMVAP; encoded by the coding sequence GTGAGCAAGCTTTTCGCCAAGCCACTGCCCGGCGGCAGCTTTCTGATGCTGCTGCTGTTTATCGGCGTGCTCGTCTCGGCCATCGCCGTGTCGTACAGCGCGCACTGGAACCGGCAGTTGCTCAACACCCTTTATAACGAACTCAGCGTGCGCGACAAGGCGCAGGCCGAGTGGGGCCGTTTGATTCTCGAGCAAAGCACCTGGACTGCGCACAGCCGCATCGAAGTGCTGGCCACCGAACAACTGAAAATGCACATTCCCGGCGCGGCTGACGTGAAGATGGTGGCGCCATGA
- the rsmH gene encoding 16S rRNA (cytosine(1402)-N(4))-methyltransferase RsmH, with amino-acid sequence MTIDSGFNHITVLLDEAVEALAVRPDGCYLDGTFGRGGHSRLILSQLGTDGRLIGFDKDPQAIATGQTLAAEDGRFVVVQRSFAELGSVVAEQGLSGKVSGILLDLGVSSPQLDDAERGFSFLNDGPLDMRMDPSRGISAAEFVNTAPAEEIARVFKEYGEERFSGRMARAVAERRDIKPFERTADLAEVLKVANPAWEKGKNPATRAFQGLRIHVNNELGDLEAGLEAALDALEIGGRLVVISFHSLEDRIVKLFMRKLVKGEADNLPRNLPVRHVAFEPKIKVHGKAQTASDAELKANPRSRSAVMRVAEKLR; translated from the coding sequence GTGACTATTGATAGCGGCTTTAACCACATCACCGTACTGCTTGACGAAGCCGTCGAGGCTCTCGCCGTACGTCCTGATGGCTGCTATCTGGACGGTACGTTCGGGCGCGGCGGCCATAGCCGGCTGATCCTCAGCCAGCTCGGCACGGACGGTCGGCTCATCGGCTTCGACAAAGATCCACAAGCGATTGCCACTGGGCAAACGCTAGCGGCCGAAGACGGCCGCTTTGTCGTTGTGCAGCGCAGCTTTGCCGAGCTCGGTTCGGTGGTCGCCGAGCAAGGTCTGAGCGGCAAGGTCAGCGGCATTCTGCTTGACCTCGGCGTGTCTTCGCCGCAGCTCGACGACGCTGAACGCGGCTTCAGTTTCCTCAACGACGGTCCGCTGGACATGCGCATGGACCCGTCCCGTGGCATCAGCGCTGCCGAATTCGTCAACACCGCGCCGGCTGAGGAAATCGCCCGGGTGTTCAAGGAATACGGCGAAGAACGTTTTTCGGGTCGTATGGCTCGCGCTGTCGCCGAGCGTCGCGATATCAAGCCCTTCGAGCGCACCGCCGATCTGGCCGAAGTATTGAAAGTCGCTAACCCGGCATGGGAAAAGGGCAAGAACCCGGCCACCCGTGCATTTCAGGGTTTGCGCATTCACGTCAACAACGAACTGGGCGATCTGGAAGCCGGCCTCGAAGCTGCACTGGACGCTCTGGAAATTGGTGGCCGTCTGGTGGTGATCAGCTTCCACTCGCTGGAAGACCGCATCGTCAAACTGTTCATGCGCAAGCTGGTGAAAGGCGAAGCCGACAACCTGCCGCGCAACCTGCCGGTTCGCCACGTCGCGTTCGAACCGAAAATCAAAGTCCATGGCAAAGCTCAGACGGCCTCCGACGCCGAACTCAAAGCCAACCCACGTTCCCGTAGCGCTGTCATGCGCGTCGCGGAGAAGCTGCGGTGA
- the mraZ gene encoding division/cell wall cluster transcriptional repressor MraZ, whose translation MFRGANAISLDAKGRLAMPSRYRDELDSRSSGQLIVTIDAVDPCLCVYPLDEWEIIETKLRALPSLREENRRLQRLLIGNAVDLELDGSGRFLVPPRLREYAKLDKRAMLVGQLNKFQLWDEDAWNAVSAADLAAIQQPGAMPDELRDLIL comes from the coding sequence GTGTTTCGCGGAGCTAACGCTATCAGTCTCGATGCAAAGGGCCGTCTCGCTATGCCGAGCCGGTACCGTGACGAGCTCGATTCGCGTAGTTCCGGCCAATTGATCGTCACCATTGATGCCGTTGATCCATGTCTGTGCGTCTATCCGCTCGACGAGTGGGAAATTATTGAAACCAAGTTGCGCGCACTCCCTTCGCTTCGCGAAGAGAACCGTCGCCTGCAGCGTTTATTGATCGGCAACGCCGTCGACCTCGAGCTCGATGGCAGTGGTCGTTTTCTGGTTCCACCGCGTCTGCGCGAATACGCCAAGCTCGATAAGCGCGCGATGCTGGTAGGCCAACTGAACAAGTTCCAATTGTGGGACGAGGATGCATGGAACGCGGTATCTGCCGCTGACCTTGCTGCTATTCAACAACCGGGCGCGATGCCTGATGAACTGCGTGATTTGATCCTGTGA
- the rsmI gene encoding 16S rRNA (cytidine(1402)-2'-O)-methyltransferase, with protein MVAFTDHEVCALTAPGSLNSAAGSLFVVATPIGNLDDISARALKILREVALIAAEDTRHSARLMQHFGIATPLAACHEHNERDEGSRFITRLLAGDNVALISDAGTPLISDPGYHLVRQARAAGINVVPVPGACALIAALSAAGLPSDRFIFEGFLPAKSVGRKARLEAVKEEPRTLIFYEAPHRILECLQDMEAVFGGERQALLAREITKTFETLKGLPLTELRTFVESDSNQQRGECVVLVAGWTAPESEDAVSSEAMRILDLLLEEMPLKRAAALAAQITGERKNVLYQVALDKQKGV; from the coding sequence ATGGTTGCTTTTACCGATCACGAGGTGTGCGCTTTGACTGCTCCAGGTTCCCTGAATTCCGCTGCTGGCTCGCTTTTTGTGGTGGCGACGCCCATCGGCAACCTGGACGACATCAGCGCCCGGGCCCTGAAAATCCTTCGCGAAGTGGCACTGATCGCTGCCGAAGACACTCGCCATTCGGCGCGCCTGATGCAGCACTTCGGGATTGCCACGCCGCTGGCCGCCTGTCACGAACATAACGAAAGAGATGAAGGTAGCCGCTTTATTACTCGTTTGTTGGCCGGTGACAACGTGGCGCTGATTTCCGATGCGGGGACGCCGCTGATTTCCGATCCGGGTTATCACCTGGTCCGTCAGGCCCGTGCGGCCGGGATCAATGTGGTGCCGGTGCCGGGCGCCTGTGCCTTGATCGCAGCGCTGTCAGCAGCCGGTCTGCCGTCTGACCGCTTCATCTTTGAAGGCTTCCTTCCAGCCAAATCGGTTGGGCGCAAGGCGCGTCTGGAAGCAGTTAAAGAAGAGCCGCGCACGCTGATTTTTTATGAAGCTCCGCACCGCATTCTTGAATGCCTGCAGGATATGGAGGCAGTGTTTGGTGGTGAGCGTCAGGCATTGCTCGCCCGTGAAATCACCAAAACCTTTGAAACGCTCAAGGGGTTGCCATTGACCGAGTTGCGCACGTTCGTCGAGTCGGACAGCAATCAGCAGCGCGGCGAATGCGTGGTGCTGGTAGCTGGCTGGACCGCGCCGGAGTCTGAAGACGCAGTGAGTAGCGAGGCGATGCGCATCCTCGATCTGCTCCTCGAAGAAATGCCGCTCAAGCGAGCTGCTGCGTTGGCAGCGCAGATCACCGGCGAGCGCAAAAACGTGCTGTATCAGGTCGCGCTGGATAAACAGAAAGGCGTGTAA
- a CDS encoding penicillin-binding protein activator, which produces MIACLRLFTALCLAALLAACASSPSSSLGELPRTPDASIEQLLEQATQAKTPEKAALLRLSAADLAYRQGNAGQSAQILQQVPMEQLKPGQQIFASTLNAELAMTRNQPKAALTALSHPSLQHLGEMPEEQQVRTGTVHARALEADGQTLAAARERVFIAPMLQGEAASKNHEAIWTLIGSLPTDQLQPNTTDDLGGWMGLALAVKSAGTLEQQQAAIDTWRAQNPKHPAAINLPLPLTKLKELASQPLSKIALLLPQDGPLAAVGKALREGFMAAHYQAQQAGQKPPAIEFYDSSKLTSMDEFYRKAQADGVQLVVGPLEKPLVKQLSTRPQLPITTLALNYSEGDQGPAQLFQFGLAAEDEAREVSRRARADGLHRAAIMVPKGEWGDRVLRAFSQDWQANGGSIVATERVDQPVQLAQQIADMFQLRQSEARAKSLQNAAGTNVAAQPSRRQDIEFIFLAATPQQAQQIKPTLNFQYAGDVPVYATSHVYSASGDVNQYNDMTGIRFCETPWLLDNSDPLRQQVVAQWPQAAGSLGRLYAMGVDAYRLAPRLGQLKALPDSRIDGESGSLGMTQTQRVVRQLPWAQFVSGQVQRLPDTPR; this is translated from the coding sequence ATGATCGCTTGCCTGCGGCTGTTCACTGCCCTCTGCCTCGCTGCCCTGTTGGCGGCTTGCGCCAGCTCCCCTTCCTCCAGCCTTGGCGAACTTCCACGGACCCCGGATGCCAGCATCGAGCAACTGCTCGAACAGGCGACCCAGGCGAAAACCCCGGAAAAAGCCGCTCTGTTGCGCCTCAGCGCTGCGGATCTGGCTTACCGCCAGGGCAATGCCGGACAGTCCGCGCAAATCCTGCAACAAGTACCGATGGAGCAACTCAAGCCAGGCCAGCAGATTTTCGCCAGCACCTTGAACGCTGAACTGGCGATGACTCGCAATCAGCCGAAAGCCGCGCTGACTGCCCTCAGCCACCCAAGCCTGCAGCATTTGGGCGAGATGCCTGAAGAGCAGCAAGTGCGCACCGGCACCGTTCACGCCCGCGCCCTTGAAGCCGACGGTCAGACCCTGGCCGCCGCGCGCGAACGCGTGTTCATCGCGCCGATGCTGCAAGGCGAAGCCGCGAGCAAGAACCACGAAGCCATCTGGACACTGATTGGCTCGCTGCCGACTGACCAGCTGCAACCCAACACCACCGACGATCTCGGCGGCTGGATGGGTCTGGCGCTAGCCGTGAAATCCGCCGGCACGCTGGAACAACAGCAAGCCGCAATCGACACCTGGCGCGCGCAGAATCCAAAGCACCCGGCCGCAATCAACCTGCCGCTGCCGCTGACCAAACTCAAGGAACTGGCCAGCCAGCCGCTGAGCAAGATCGCCCTGCTGCTGCCACAAGACGGTCCACTGGCCGCCGTTGGCAAGGCACTGCGTGAAGGCTTCATGGCTGCGCACTATCAGGCGCAACAGGCCGGACAGAAGCCGCCAGCGATCGAGTTCTACGACAGCTCGAAACTGACTTCGATGGACGAGTTCTACCGCAAGGCTCAGGCTGACGGCGTGCAACTGGTCGTCGGACCGCTGGAAAAACCACTGGTCAAACAACTGAGCACCCGTCCGCAACTGCCGATCACCACCCTCGCGCTGAACTACAGCGAAGGCGATCAAGGCCCGGCGCAGCTGTTCCAGTTTGGTCTGGCCGCCGAAGACGAAGCCCGCGAAGTCTCGCGCCGTGCCCGTGCCGATGGTCTGCACCGCGCTGCGATCATGGTACCGAAAGGCGAATGGGGCGACCGCGTCCTGCGCGCATTCAGCCAGGACTGGCAGGCCAACGGTGGCAGCATCGTCGCCACCGAGCGCGTTGATCAGCCGGTGCAACTGGCACAGCAGATCGCCGACATGTTCCAGCTGCGTCAGAGCGAAGCCCGCGCCAAGAGCCTGCAGAATGCGGCTGGCACCAACGTAGCAGCGCAGCCGTCGCGTCGTCAGGACATCGAATTCATCTTCCTGGCCGCCACGCCGCAACAGGCGCAGCAGATCAAGCCGACCCTGAACTTCCAATACGCAGGCGATGTTCCGGTTTACGCGACCTCGCACGTTTACAGTGCCAGCGGCGACGTCAACCAGTACAACGACATGACCGGCATTCGCTTCTGCGAAACGCCGTGGCTGCTGGACAACAGCGATCCACTGCGTCAGCAGGTGGTTGCACAATGGCCGCAAGCCGCCGGCAGCCTCGGCCGCCTGTATGCAATGGGTGTCGATGCCTATCGTCTGGCGCCGCGCCTGGGCCAACTCAAAGCCCTGCCGGACAGCCGCATTGATGGTGAATCGGGCAGCCTCGGCATGACCCAGACCCAACGTGTTGTGCGTCAGTTGCCTTGGGCGCAGTTCGTCAGCGGTCAGGTTCAACGCCTGCCGGACACCCCGCGCTGA
- a CDS encoding YraN family protein translates to MPDRSRSQSGKDAERQALEHLQQQGLRLLAQNWFCKRGELDLVMLDGDTVVFVEVRYRKNTQWGGALASIDERKQQKLIFAAQYFLQRESRWANSPCRFDVVAIDSHPDQLNWLQNAFDS, encoded by the coding sequence ATGCCCGACAGGTCACGCTCGCAAAGCGGCAAAGATGCCGAGCGCCAGGCGCTCGAGCATCTGCAACAACAAGGTCTGCGCCTGCTGGCGCAGAACTGGTTTTGTAAACGCGGCGAGCTTGATCTGGTCATGCTTGATGGCGATACAGTAGTATTCGTTGAAGTTCGCTACAGAAAAAACACTCAATGGGGTGGCGCGCTCGCTAGCATCGATGAGCGCAAGCAGCAGAAGCTGATTTTCGCTGCGCAGTATTTTCTTCAGCGCGAGTCGCGTTGGGCCAATTCCCCTTGCCGCTTCGACGTGGTGGCTATCGACAGCCATCCGGATCAGCTGAACTGGTTGCAGAATGCTTTCGACAGTTGA
- a CDS encoding phosphoheptose isomerase, translating to MDMQSRIRQLFQASIDTKQQAMDVLAPHIEQASQVMVNALLNEGKMLSCGNGGSAGDAQHFSSELLNRFERERPSLPAIALTTDTSTITSIANDYSYNEVFSKQIRALGQPGDVLLAISTSGNSANIIQAIQAAHDREMIVVALTGRDGGGMASLLLPEDVEIRVPANVTARIQEVHLLAIHCLCDLIDSQLFGSEE from the coding sequence ATGGACATGCAATCCCGAATTCGCCAGCTTTTCCAGGCCAGTATCGACACCAAGCAACAGGCGATGGACGTACTTGCACCGCACATCGAGCAAGCCAGCCAGGTCATGGTCAACGCCCTGCTCAACGAGGGCAAAATGCTTTCGTGCGGCAATGGCGGCTCGGCCGGTGATGCCCAGCACTTCTCTTCGGAGCTGCTCAACCGCTTCGAGCGCGAGCGCCCGAGCCTGCCGGCTATCGCCCTGACCACCGACACCTCGACGATCACCTCGATCGCCAACGACTACAGCTACAACGAAGTGTTCTCCAAACAGATCCGCGCGCTCGGTCAGCCTGGCGACGTCTTGCTGGCGATTTCGACCAGCGGTAACTCGGCGAACATTATTCAAGCGATCCAGGCCGCACATGATCGCGAAATGATTGTCGTAGCTTTGACCGGACGCGATGGCGGCGGCATGGCGTCGCTGCTGTTGCCCGAGGACGTCGAGATTCGCGTACCGGCCAATGTCACTGCACGTATTCAAGAAGTCCACTTGCTGGCGATCCATTGCCTTTGCGATCTGATCGACAGCCAACTGTTCGGGAGTGAAGAATGA
- a CDS encoding BON domain-containing protein: MTPNRLGLLALTLCLGISGCTSVVNASREAPIDDDRGTRTFGSKIDDSLIETKVGVNVAKADPALDNDSHIVVTSFNGVVLLAGQTPRADLKAKAEQAAAAVQRVKTVHNELQVIPPSGFLARQNDTWLTSKIKTQMLTDASIPGSRIKVVTENGIVYLLGLLTKQEATQATNLVQGVSGVQKIVKLFEYID, translated from the coding sequence ATGACCCCTAATCGCCTTGGCCTTCTGGCCTTGACCCTGTGCCTCGGCATCAGCGGCTGCACCTCGGTGGTGAACGCCAGCCGTGAAGCGCCGATCGATGACGACCGCGGTACCCGCACCTTCGGCAGCAAGATCGACGACTCGTTGATCGAAACCAAAGTGGGCGTAAACGTGGCCAAAGCCGACCCGGCCCTGGACAACGATTCGCACATCGTCGTCACCAGTTTCAACGGCGTGGTATTGCTGGCCGGTCAAACGCCTCGCGCAGATTTGAAAGCCAAGGCTGAACAAGCAGCTGCCGCCGTCCAGCGAGTTAAAACCGTTCACAACGAACTGCAGGTCATACCGCCGTCCGGCTTCCTGGCGCGCCAGAACGACACCTGGCTGACGTCCAAGATCAAGACCCAAATGCTTACCGACGCCAGCATTCCTGGCTCGCGCATCAAGGTCGTGACCGAGAACGGTATCGTCTACCTGCTGGGCCTGCTGACCAAACAGGAAGCCACTCAGGCAACCAACCTGGTGCAGGGTGTTTCCGGCGTACAGAAAATCGTCAAGCTGTTCGAATACATAGACTGA
- a CDS encoding ClpXP protease specificity-enhancing factor, with protein MNSSRPYLVRALYEWIVDNDCTPHMLVNSEYPAVQVPQGFASDGQIVLNISPSAVRHLHMDNDVVTFEGRFGGVPHSLYVPISAILGIYARENGQGMVFDLESPMDDEEEIEADDDLPPPDSEPPRPSGRPSLKVVK; from the coding sequence ATGAACTCCAGTCGACCTTATCTGGTCCGCGCGCTCTATGAGTGGATTGTTGATAACGATTGCACCCCGCACATGCTGGTCAACTCTGAATACCCGGCAGTGCAGGTGCCGCAGGGTTTCGCCAGTGACGGCCAGATCGTCCTGAACATCTCGCCGAGTGCTGTGCGTCATCTGCACATGGACAATGACGTGGTGACCTTCGAGGGTCGCTTCGGTGGCGTTCCGCACAGCTTGTACGTGCCGATCAGTGCGATTCTGGGTATCTATGCCCGGGAGAACGGTCAAGGCATGGTGTTCGATCTCGAGTCGCCGATGGATGACGAGGAAGAGATCGAGGCGGATGACGACTTGCCGCCACCGGACAGCGAGCCGCCGCGCCCTAGCGGCCGGCCAAGCCTGAAGGTGGTGAAGTAA
- a CDS encoding glutathione S-transferase N-terminal domain-containing protein, with protein MGVTNRLACYSDPADHYSHRVRIVLAEKGVSAEIIYVEAGRQPPKLIEVNPYGSLPTLVDRDLALWESTVVMEYLDERYPHPPLMPVYPVARANSRLLIHRIQRDWCGLVDLILDPKSKEAARVVARKELRESLTGVSPLFADKPFFLSEEQSLVDCCLLPILWRLPILGIELPRPAKPLLDYMERSFAREAFQASLSGVERDMR; from the coding sequence ATGGGCGTGACCAATCGGTTGGCCTGTTACTCCGACCCCGCCGACCACTATTCCCACCGAGTGCGCATTGTGCTTGCAGAGAAGGGTGTCAGCGCCGAGATCATTTATGTGGAAGCTGGTCGCCAGCCGCCTAAACTGATTGAGGTAAACCCTTACGGCAGTCTGCCGACGCTGGTCGATCGTGACCTGGCGTTGTGGGAGTCGACCGTGGTGATGGAATATCTGGATGAGCGTTACCCGCATCCGCCATTGATGCCGGTTTACCCGGTGGCGCGTGCCAACAGCCGTTTGCTGATTCATCGTATTCAGCGCGACTGGTGTGGTCTGGTGGATCTGATTCTGGATCCCAAGTCCAAGGAGGCCGCGCGAGTCGTGGCGCGCAAGGAATTGCGTGAAAGCCTGACGGGCGTGTCGCCATTGTTTGCCGACAAGCCGTTTTTCCTCAGTGAGGAACAAAGTCTGGTGGATTGCTGCCTATTGCCAATACTCTGGCGTTTGCCGATTCTGGGTATTGAACTGCCGCGGCCAGCCAAGCCGCTGCTTGATTATATGGAGCGCTCGTTTGCGCGTGAGGCTTTCCAGGCGAGTCTGTCTGGTGTCGAACGCGATATGCGCTAA
- a CDS encoding cytochrome c1, whose translation MKKLFFALIFAALPVLSFAAEHGGPELEKVDIDVSDKAALQDGARTFANYCMGCHSAKFQRYERVADDLGVPHELMLEKLVFTGAKIGDHMNIGMQPADAKTWFGAAPPDLTLVARVRGTDWLYGYLRSFYEDPARPWGVNNKVFPNVGMPNVLVGLQGRQVVGCKQVQIVEDGKKQYDPLTGTPLTHEACDQLTIVPKSGALNEEQFDEKVKNLVTFLAYSANPVKLQHQRIGTYVLLYLAFFFVFAYLLKREYWKDVH comes from the coding sequence ATGAAAAAGTTATTTTTTGCTCTGATTTTTGCTGCGTTGCCTGTGCTGTCTTTCGCCGCTGAACACGGTGGTCCGGAGCTGGAAAAAGTCGACATCGATGTCTCCGATAAAGCTGCCCTGCAGGACGGTGCGCGCACCTTCGCCAACTATTGCATGGGCTGCCACAGTGCCAAGTTCCAGCGTTATGAGCGCGTCGCCGATGACCTCGGTGTGCCGCACGAGCTGATGCTGGAGAAGCTGGTGTTCACCGGCGCCAAGATCGGTGATCACATGAACATCGGCATGCAACCGGCGGACGCCAAGACCTGGTTTGGCGCAGCGCCGCCGGACCTGACCCTGGTGGCTCGCGTGCGTGGCACTGATTGGCTTTACGGTTACCTGCGTTCGTTCTACGAGGATCCTGCACGTCCATGGGGTGTGAACAACAAGGTCTTCCCGAACGTCGGCATGCCTAACGTGCTGGTCGGCCTTCAGGGTCGTCAGGTCGTGGGCTGCAAGCAGGTGCAGATCGTCGAAGACGGCAAGAAGCAATATGATCCGCTGACCGGTACGCCTCTGACACATGAGGCGTGCGATCAACTGACCATCGTGCCGAAATCCGGTGCTCTGAACGAAGAGCAGTTCGATGAGAAGGTCAAGAATCTGGTAACCTTCCTGGCTTACTCGGCTAACCCGGTTAAGCTGCAACATCAGCGCATCGGTACTTACGTCTTGCTGTACCTGGCGTTCTTCTTTGTGTTCGCCTACCTGCTCAAGCGTGAATACTGGAAAGACGTGCACTGA
- a CDS encoding cytochrome b — MSKFMDWVDARFPATKMWEDHLSKYYAPKNFNFFYFFGSLALLVLVNQIVTGVWLTMSYTPSAEEAFASVEYIMRDVEYGSILRLLHSTGASAFFIVVYLHMFRGLLYGSYQKPRELVWVFGMLIYLALMAEAFMGYLLPWGQMSYWGAQVIISLFGAIPVIGNDLTQWIRGDYLISGITLNRFFALHVVALPIVILGLVVLHILALHEVGSNNPDGVDIKKHKDENGIPLDGIAFHPYYTVKDIVGVVVFLFIFCFIVFFFPEMGGYFLEKPNFEQANPFKTPEHIAPVWYFTPFYAILRAIPDKLMGVIAMGAAIAVLFVLPWLDRSPVKSMRYKGWMSKIWLLVFCISFVILGILGVLAPTPERTLLSQVCTFLYFAYFILMPFYTRLEKTKPVPERVTG, encoded by the coding sequence ATGAGCAAGTTCATGGATTGGGTTGATGCGCGCTTCCCTGCGACCAAAATGTGGGAAGACCATCTCAGCAAGTATTACGCTCCAAAAAACTTCAACTTCTTCTACTTCTTCGGCTCCCTGGCGCTGCTGGTTCTGGTGAATCAAATCGTCACCGGTGTCTGGCTGACGATGAGCTACACGCCGTCGGCAGAAGAAGCCTTCGCTTCCGTCGAATACATCATGCGTGACGTCGAGTACGGCTCGATCCTGCGTCTGCTGCACTCGACCGGTGCTTCGGCGTTCTTCATCGTGGTTTATCTGCACATGTTCCGTGGTCTGCTCTACGGCTCCTATCAGAAGCCGCGTGAGCTGGTCTGGGTCTTCGGCATGCTGATTTATCTGGCGCTGATGGCCGAAGCGTTCATGGGTTACCTGCTGCCATGGGGTCAGATGTCCTACTGGGGTGCCCAGGTAATCATCTCGCTGTTCGGTGCGATTCCGGTCATCGGCAACGACCTGACTCAGTGGATTCGTGGTGACTACCTGATCTCGGGGATTACCCTGAACCGCTTCTTCGCCTTGCACGTTGTCGCGCTGCCGATCGTGATTCTCGGTCTGGTGGTGCTGCACATTCTGGCGTTGCACGAAGTGGGTTCGAACAACCCTGATGGCGTCGATATCAAGAAGCACAAAGACGAAAACGGCATCCCGCTGGATGGCATTGCCTTCCACCCGTACTACACCGTGAAAGACATTGTCGGTGTTGTAGTGTTCCTGTTTATCTTCTGCTTCATTGTGTTCTTCTTCCCGGAAATGGGCGGTTACTTCCTCGAAAAACCAAACTTTGAGCAAGCCAACCCGTTCAAGACGCCAGAGCACATTGCCCCGGTTTGGTACTTCACGCCGTTCTACGCAATCCTGCGTGCAATCCCGGACAAACTCATGGGCGTTATCGCCATGGGTGCGGCGATTGCGGTGCTGTTCGTGCTGCCGTGGCTCGATCGCAGTCCGGTCAAATCGATGCGCTATAAAGGCTGGATGAGCAAAATCTGGCTGCTGGTGTTCTGCATTTCGTTCGTGATTCTCGGCATTCTCGGTGTGCTTGCGCCGACGCCGGAGCGAACCCTGCTGTCGCAGGTCTGCACCTTCCTGTACTTCGCCTACTTCATTCTGATGCCGTTCTACACCAGGCTCGAGAAGACCAAACCGGTTCCGGAAAGGGTGACTGGCTGA
- the petA gene encoding ubiquinol-cytochrome c reductase iron-sulfur subunit: protein MSNDGVNAGRRRFLVAATSVVGAAGAVGAAVPFVGSWFPSAKAKAAGAPVKVNVSKIEPGQQMIAEWRGQPVFIVRRTEEILGNLKKIEGQLSDPTSKNSTQPTYVDPEVRSIKPEILLLIGICTHLGCSPTFRPEVAPADLGKDWVGGYFCPCHGSHYDLAGRVYKSQPAPLNLPVPPHSYETDDLIVIGVDTEKA, encoded by the coding sequence ATGAGCAATGACGGCGTGAATGCAGGCCGGCGTCGCTTCTTGGTAGCAGCCACATCCGTGGTGGGTGCTGCAGGAGCGGTGGGGGCTGCGGTCCCGTTCGTGGGGTCATGGTTTCCCAGTGCCAAGGCGAAAGCCGCTGGTGCACCGGTGAAAGTGAATGTCAGCAAAATCGAGCCAGGACAGCAGATGATTGCTGAGTGGCGCGGCCAGCCGGTGTTCATTGTTCGTCGTACCGAGGAAATCCTGGGGAATCTCAAGAAGATCGAGGGCCAGCTCTCCGATCCAACCTCCAAAAACTCCACGCAACCCACCTATGTCGACCCTGAAGTGCGTTCGATCAAGCCGGAAATTCTGCTGCTGATCGGGATCTGCACACACCTGGGTTGCTCACCAACTTTCCGTCCCGAAGTGGCACCTGCGGATCTTGGCAAAGACTGGGTCGGTGGCTATTTCTGCCCTTGCCACGGTTCTCACTACGATCTGGCTGGCCGCGTCTACAAGTCGCAACCTGCGCCTTTGAACCTGCCAGTTCCCCCGCATTCCTATGAGACCGATGACCTGATTGTCATTGGCGTCGATACGGAGAAAGCGTGA
- the rpsI gene encoding 30S ribosomal protein S9, whose amino-acid sequence MSATQNYGTGRRKTATARVFLRPGTGNISINNRSLENFFGRETARMVVRQPLELTETVEKFDIYVTVIGGGVSGQAGAIRHGITRALMDYDETLRGALRKAGFVTRDAREVERKKVGLRKARKRPQYSKR is encoded by the coding sequence ATGTCGGCGACTCAAAATTACGGCACTGGCCGTCGCAAGACCGCAACCGCACGCGTTTTCCTGCGTCCGGGTACTGGTAACATCTCCATCAACAACCGTTCGCTGGAAAACTTCTTCGGCCGCGAAACTGCCCGCATGGTAGTTCGCCAGCCGCTGGAGCTGACTGAGACTGTCGAGAAGTTCGACATCTACGTCACCGTGATCGGCGGTGGTGTAAGTGGTCAAGCTGGCGCAATCCGCCACGGCATCACTCGCGCTCTGATGGACTACGACGAAACCCTGCGTGGCGCTCTGCGCAAAGCTGGCTTCGTTACTCGCGACGCCCGTGAAGTTGAACGTAAGAAAGTTGGTCTGCGTAAAGCGCGTAAGCGTCCGCAGTACTCGAAGCGTTAA